Proteins encoded together in one Bosea sp. (in: a-proteobacteria) window:
- a CDS encoding serine hydrolase, producing MIASRLAAAFALAALLTGPVHAGTSLVIDASSGAVLSSENASQAWRPASTTKMMTIYLALKAVREGRIGLETAIPASKRAASQPRVKVYIKPGQEVTLDNALRIMMVKSANDIAYVVAEGVGGDVESFVSMMNAEAQRLGMRDTRFANPNGWDHPDQQTSARDLAVLAMALMHDFPRYSDYWDTPAVQLGKQVMHNTNGLVGRYAGIGGMKTGFTCASGFNVVATASRGGRTLIAVVLGSLSGAERTVKAAQLLDEGFAAWGGAGYSVAAMPASGTRAPNICDDVRHRGGGAALADDADLSGPIAATASIDSGNAPDGGRFATAFSTPAAAPVASRSARGRVVLGPRAEAAPVQVSFGRTPGSASAPLAANVTAQPDSRVARGTPTIEPGAPVAAGLVGGSARRTASGNGAIPRGTAAFAPAGEPVQPGSDAFAAGPLRLQGAMQSGAANPATLRPGAAAGIKPAASGKAQAAKTPAAKAQPLRTPPARTLPAKPKPAQAAAKPTAGKPEAKARSANGA from the coding sequence ATGATCGCTTCCCGCCTCGCCGCCGCCTTCGCCCTCGCTGCCCTCCTGACCGGGCCGGTCCATGCCGGAACCAGCCTCGTCATCGACGCCTCGAGCGGCGCCGTGCTCTCGAGCGAGAATGCGAGCCAGGCCTGGCGCCCCGCCTCCACCACCAAGATGATGACGATCTATCTCGCGCTGAAGGCGGTGCGGGAAGGGCGCATCGGGCTGGAGACGGCGATCCCCGCCTCGAAGCGGGCCGCGAGCCAGCCGCGCGTCAAGGTCTACATCAAGCCCGGCCAGGAGGTCACCCTCGACAACGCGCTGCGCATCATGATGGTGAAATCGGCCAACGACATCGCCTATGTCGTGGCCGAGGGCGTCGGCGGCGATGTCGAGAGCTTCGTTTCCATGATGAACGCCGAGGCGCAGCGGCTCGGCATGCGCGATACCCGCTTCGCCAACCCCAATGGCTGGGATCATCCCGACCAGCAGACCAGCGCGCGCGACCTCGCCGTGCTCGCCATGGCGCTGATGCATGATTTCCCGCGATATTCCGATTATTGGGACACCCCGGCCGTGCAGCTCGGCAAGCAGGTGATGCACAACACCAACGGGCTGGTCGGCCGCTATGCCGGCATCGGCGGGATGAAGACCGGCTTCACCTGCGCCTCCGGCTTCAACGTCGTCGCGACCGCCAGCCGCGGCGGGCGCACCCTGATCGCCGTCGTGCTGGGCTCGCTCTCGGGCGCCGAGCGGACGGTCAAGGCCGCCCAGCTTCTCGACGAGGGCTTCGCCGCCTGGGGCGGCGCCGGCTACAGCGTCGCCGCCATGCCGGCGAGCGGCACCCGCGCGCCCAATATCTGCGACGATGTCCGCCATCGCGGCGGCGGCGCCGCGCTCGCCGACGACGCCGATCTCTCCGGCCCGATCGCCGCCACGGCCTCCATCGACAGCGGCAACGCACCCGATGGCGGGCGTTTCGCGACGGCCTTCAGCACCCCCGCCGCCGCGCCGGTCGCCAGCCGCTCGGCCCGCGGGCGCGTCGTGCTCGGACCCCGCGCCGAGGCCGCGCCGGTCCAGGTCTCCTTCGGCCGCACGCCGGGCTCGGCCTCGGCGCCGCTCGCGGCCAATGTCACCGCCCAGCCGGATAGCCGCGTCGCGCGCGGCACGCCGACCATCGAGCCCGGCGCCCCCGTCGCCGCCGGCCTCGTCGGCGGCTCCGCCCGTCGCACGGCCTCCGGCAACGGCGCGATCCCGCGCGGCACCGCCGCCTTCGCCCCCGCGGGCGAGCCGGTCCAGCCGGGGAGCGATGCCTTCGCCGCCGGCCCGTTGCGCCTCCAGGGCGCGATGCAGTCCGGCGCCGCGAATCCGGCGACCTTGCGCCCCGGCGCGGCGGCAGGCATCAAGCCCGCCGCGTCCGGCAAGGCGCAGGCCGCCAAGACCCCGGCGGCGA